The window TAAATCTGCGCCCCATTCATTGATAGGGTATTTAAATTTCTTCTTTTTATTAGGCTTAGAATTTCTAAGAATATCAATCGCTTCTGTATAAGAAACACGCTTGAAGTGATTCTTCCCAATAAAATTTAATTTATCTCGCAATGGCATAGGACTGCGCTCAGCTTGAGGCTTGCTCTTATCTTCTTGCTCTAATCTTTTTTCTAGAAACTCAATATCGTCTGCACAATTATCTAATGCATATTGAACAACGTATTTGATAAAATCTTCGGCGAGGTCCATGTTTGCATCTAGATCATTAAAAGCAACCTCAGGCTCAATCATCCAGAATTCAGCTAAATGACGAGACGTATTTGAATTCTCTGCTCTAAAAGTCGGTCCAAAAGTATAGACTTGTCCTAATCCCATCGCATAAGTCTCAGCCTCTAGCTGTCCAGAAACAGTAAGGTTAGATTCCTTTTCAAAAAAGTCTTCTTTATAATTGATGTTACCGTTTTCATCCAGCGGCGGATTCTTTGGATCTAATGTAGAGATACGGAACATCTCACCAGCACCTTCGGCATCACTACCTGTAATGATAGGCGTGTGTGCTTGATAAAAACCGTTCTCATTAAAGTATTTGTGCACCGCATAAGATAAAGCAGCACGTACACGCATCACTGCACCAAAAGTATTCGTACGCACACGCAAATGTGCCTGCTCTCTCAGTGTTTCTAGTTTATGTCTTTTAGGAGATAGAATCGTTTTCTTTACCTCTTCAGGATCGGCGCCCGCAAGAACTTCTACCTTTGTAGCTTGAAGTTCTACACGCTGTCCAGAACCTTCACTTTCCACTAATAGTCCTGTAACAGCAACAGCGCTAGCAACGGTAATTTGATCTAATAATTCTCGATCAAAATTCTCTGGCTCAATCACAGCCTGCAAATTATGAATGGTAGAACCATCGTTAATCGCTATGAATCTATCGTTTCTAAAACTACGTACCCAACCTTTGACGGTCATCTCGATCATACTAGGATCGGACTGGAGTATGGCTGCTATTGTTTTCATTCTGTTGTTACATCTATTACAAGCGGCAAATATAATTTTTATGCACCTATAGAACAATTATTACAGCTTGTAAAACGTATAGAAAGTAAAGTAATGGGTAAAATTATTGTTAATCATTTCGCTTTCGCGAAAGCGAGAACATCAACGCTACTCTATTCCTCTTCATCACTAACTGGCTCCACCAAAGGAATCGCTGGTTTTTTAAGCGTGCGCTCGTTTGCAATACTTCGTTCTAAAGACAGCAGCATACTAGGCAACAGTAATAAATTTGCCGCCATAGCAAAAAGTAAAGTCGCACTTACCAAAGCTCCTAACGCCACTGTACCTCCAAAACTTGAAATCGTAAACGTAGAAAAGCCGAAGAATAAAACAATGGATGTATAAAACATGCTCACTCCTGTTTCTCTCAAAGCTGCATAGACTGACTTTTTAATACGCCAGTTGTTTGCGGTAAGTTCTTGGCGGTATTTGGCTAGAAAGTGAATGGTATCGTCTACAGAGATACCAAAGGCGATAGAAAATACTAAAATGGTAGAAGGCTTAATAGGAACTCCTAAGTAACCCATCAATCCTGCAGTAATTAATAAAGGAAGTAAGTTAGGAACCAGAGATACAAAAATCATACGCAAGGACTTGAACATCCACGCCATAAATAATGCAATGAGCACAATAGCCAGCGATAAAGAAAGGATCAAGTTATTGATCAAGTAATCGGTTCCTTTTTGAAAAACCAATGCTTTTCCTGTTAAGGAAACTTCATAACGATCATCAGGAAAAATAGTTTTGATCTTTTCACGCAGGTTTTCTTCTACACGCTCCATGCGGTCGGTTCCCATGTCTTTCATAAAGGTTGTGATACGAGCGTTACGGCCTGTACTATCCACAAAACTCTTCATTAAAGAAATATCATTAGAGCTTTTCTTTACCAATTCTGACATAGTAACCGCGTCATAAGTAGAAGGCAATTCAAAGTATTCTGGATCGCCACCATAAAATGCTTGCTTACTAAATTTTACCGCACTCACTATAGACATAGGTCTAGAAAGCTCTGGCGTTTCTATAATATGCTCCTCTAATTTATTGAGCTTTTTAAGTGTTTTAAGACCAGTTACTTTTTCGTTTCTACTGTAAACCACTATCTCTAATGGCATGATTCCATCAAAGCTTTCTTCAAAGAACTTGATATCTTTATAGAACTGCATCCCTTTAGGCATGTCTTCAATAAGGCTTCCTGAAACTTTGATTTGGTAGATTCCTATAAAACTCAAGATCAACACAACTACACTAGTAATGTAAATAGGAATGCGCTGTCTTTTTACCATACGCTCATTCCAGTCCGTAAAGGAATTGATCCATGTTTTACCTAAATGCTCTAAATGGCGTTCTTTAGGAATAGGTAAATAACTATAAATGATAGGAATGATCATCAAGCTCAATAAGAAAATAGCTAAAATGCAAATACTAGCTACTACACCAAATTCTACGAGCAGCTTACTCTCTGTAAAAATAAAAGTAGCAAAACCACTTGCTGTAGTCAAGTTAGTCATTAAAGTCGCATTACCTACTTTAGTAATCACGCGCTGTAACGATTTAGCTTGGTTACCATGGTTTTTAATTTCCTGTTGGTATTTATTAATTAAAAAGATACAATTAGGAATACCTATGACAATAATCAACGGTGGTATCAAAGCGGTAAGCACTGTAATCTCATAACCTATCCATCCCAATATTCCAAAAGCCCACATGACTCCTATAACAACGGTAACGATAGAAATGAATGTCGCACGCCATGATCTAAAGAAGAAAAAGAAGATTCCAGAAGTTACCAATAACGCTGCAAGCAAAAACATTCCTATTTCGTCTACGATATTCTGCGCGTTTAGAGTCCTGATGTAAGGCATTCCAGAAGTCCTGATATCAAGATTGTATTTATCTGAATAGGCATTTACTAGAGGCACAAAGTCATCTAGAATAAACTCCTTACGCTCTACAGTATTTACGATGTCTTTCTTTAAATAAATAGCAGTGCGTATCACACTATCATTTTCGGAGTAGATTAAGTTTTTATAAAATGGCAGGTCGTTAAACAGCTTTTGCTTGAAATCTTTTAGGTCTTCGTTACTTCTTAATTGCTCTGTAAGAACAGGACCCACAATAAATTTTTTATTGTCTTCTGTTTTAGAAAGATTAGGTAAATTAGAAGTAGATAAAACCATTTCTATTTCCTTAAAAGTAGCAAGCGAATCTGCTAATTCATTCCAAGCATTAAAATTTTGAAAAGTTTCAAGGTTTTTATTTTCTACACCTAAAATGATAAGGTTTCCTTCTTCACCAAATTTATCTAGAAACTGATTGTACTCTTCGTTAATTGGGTGATCATCTGGCAGTAAGTTAGCCTCAGTATGCGTAAACTGCATGTGCTTCCACTGCGTTGCAAAAGCAATAGTTATAATAACAATAAGCCCCAAAATAATTTCCCTATTGCGCAGAATGAGTCTAGCAATACTGTTCCAAAATCTAAAACTGAATAACTTTTGCATGCGGGAATTTAAGGGGTGCAAAGGTACTTAAAAGACCTAAGTATGAATCAAAAAAAAGTTAATAATGAACAGTCCAGTACTATAGCTCTAAGTAGAATGTAAATTTTAAAGCGAGGTTATCTTCAAAATCTGGCAAGTGGTAAGCTCCATAACGATAACTAGCACTTAATCCAAATCCAAAAATCAATTTATTGAGCTCCAAACCACTTTCTAAATATCCTTTCTCTAGTGAATTTACCGTCACATTTTGATGTCTTTCTACATTATCTATATCGCCCCAAGCAACTTTAGAAACGAGTACCAATTCAGGTTTTAGGAAAGAGAATACATCAAACGGCGCAAATCTATGTCGCACTTGCCCAATCATAATTTTATCAGAGAAAAATTCATTGAAATACATGGTTTCAAAACTGCGACGACCTGCAACTGAGAATCGTTGTAACACCTCATCTTTATTGGGCGCGTTAGGATAAGCGTGAAAAAGATGAGTTAAGGGTACTTCTCCAGTGCTGTAATGTCCTTCTACAAGAAATTCTGTAAAAGAATTATCAGGTCGTTTAATGGCATACTCTGCTTTTCCAGACACTTTTAAGTAATTGAAATTACTTTCTGCTATTCCTCTTATTCCTTGAGTTATTTGCCCGCTAAGAATAGGATACCCACGAGATATTTCTTGATATCCTTTAGGAGTGCGCATAAAATCACTTAAAGGACTCCATCGTGCTCCTAGAGAAACTTCTGCAAGAACATAGTCAGAAAACACCACGTCGTTATCAGGAATGAATTGATAACTGGTGGTTTGAGAAATCCGCTTTCGCGAAAGCGAGACCTCACTAATTACAGATGGAAATAAACGCTGCTGCAGGCTCATTCCATATTGTTTATATAAATAAAAGGTAGGAATATTAATCAATCGCGGTTCAAACAAAGAATACACACGCGCATCTGTGAGAAAGCTCTCCGCAGCAAATTCGGTAATATCATCCTGTTTATAAATGTTTAACCAGGTATTCTTTTCTTTATTTAAACGATAACCTATTCCGATTTTATGTTTAAAAACAGCATCTTTTGTACCGTAAGCGAGGTACCCATTGATCCTAAAATTATCACTCAGCTTTTCATTTGTTTGCCCACCTATCCCTACTCTAAAAGCTTCATAATCATTAAACTTTACGAGATATTTTAAGTCAATATCTACAAAACCAACTGGAAAATAACCCACTTTAAACTTATCGAGAGTTTCAAGATTACGTGTGATTTTGCTAGCAGCAACAATGCTATCCAGATCCATGAAGCGAGCAAGTTCTGTGGTAGAAAAAGCATCGTCACCACGGTATTTATCCCAATAGATTTCTTTTTGAGTCAACGCACTGTCTTGAATCTCTATCTTTAAGCCTTTCCTACCGTAGTCAATTTCTTTGTTAGTTTTAAAGTTAGCATTGATCGCTTCGATAATCAGATACAACTCTTCTGCAGCTTTATCGTCGTCATTTACTTTTTTCTCAATTCCTACTTCTAGTCTACCTCCAAAAAGTTCTAATTCTTTTCTCGTTTTTTCTTGACGTACGTATAATTTCCTAGAACTATTGTACCATAAAGAAGACTTACTTTCATAAGTAAAATCGTGGTAAGCTTTGATGTTTAGGTCACCAGATTTTTCAAAAATTGCTCTTGCGACAGCATAGTTTTCTTGATCAATAAATAAACTTCCTAAAAATAATACATTGTTATTTTCGTCCTTAGGTGAGAAATTTATTTTAGTCACCTTTCTACCAGAGATAATAGAATCTTTTTCTACATTAAAGTCATAGTAGGATATAGCTTTCTTATATAATGGGCTGATGTATTCCTGATCAAATATGATATATCTAGAATCATATACATTCTCAGACTGAAAATTAATGTTATAGATAGGATAAACAGGTTCATCAAAACCAGGCATGTTTGCGCCCGTAATAATTTCTTTATAACCTTCTTTCTGATTATAAATATGAACCGAGGTTTTCTCTGTAAAAAAAACACCTGTTTTCTTAAGCGTTTTACGCAACTCAGTCTTTTTATAGCCCGGACCAGTAAGCGCTTCTGGATCTCCAGATACTTTTAAATTCTCATAAGCATCGTACTTATAGGAATCTAAAACTGTCGTAGGATCATTTTGAGGAATAGCATCAAGCACTTTTTCCATGAGCTGCTGGGCTTCTTGGGTATTTTTATTTTGAGCGATCGTTATCGCACAAAATAAAAATGATAAAAAGTAAACCGTAAACTTCATGAACATAAAACTAGATGGGTTAAAAATAGAACAAGCTTTACTACTAAGATATTGTACTTAAGGAAGTATTAAGAAAATAAAAAACGCCAGCAAATGCGCTGGCGTTTTTTATGATATACAACTTGTAATTAAACAGTCATTATTTCCTTTTCTTTAACAGTTAAATGCTCATCAATTTTTGCAACGTACTTATTAGTTAAATCTTGAACATCACCTTCGGCATTTTTTAATAAATCTTCAGAAATGTCTAATTTCTTAAGATCGTTCATAGCGACTTTTCTATCGTTACGCACGCCTATTTTTGCTTCTTCACCTTCAGCTTTTGCTTGTTTTACAAGATCTTTACGTCTTTCTTCAGTAAGAGCTGGAACATTAATGATAATGCTTTCTCCGTTGTTCATAGGGTTCAAACCTAAGTTTGCATACATGATACCTTTTTCAATTTCGGTAATCATTCCTTTTTCCCATGGTGAGATGCTTAATGTACGTGCGTCTGGAGTAGAAACGTTAGCAACTTGTGAAAGCGGCGTCTGGCTTCCATAGTAATCTACCATTACCGTACTTAACATAGCAGGCATGGCTTTCCCAGCGCGTATGCTTAGTAATTGCTTCTCAAGGTGTGTGATAGCATTATCCATGTTTTCTTTGGTGCTATCGAGTATAAAATTAATTTCTTCTGTCATTGCAATAGTTTTATAAGATGCTTAGCAAATATATTGCCGTTTTTATAATTGTACTTTGGTTCCTATGTTTTCGCCTTTAAGGAGTTTGATTAAATTACCGTTAGTATTCATATCAAAAACAATAATAGGCAACTCATTTTCTTGACTCAATGTAAAGGCTGTAGTATCCATTACTTTAAGACCTTTGCGCAATACGTCTTCAAATGTAATGAAGTCAAATTTTGTTGCAGAGGCGTCTTTTTCAGGATCGGCGGTATAAATACCATCTACTCTTGTGCCTTTTAGAATGACATCTGCTTCTATTTCTATAGCTCTTAAAACTGCAGCACTATCAGTGGTAAAATATGGATTACCAGTTCCACCGCCAAAGATAACAACACGCCCTTTTTCAAGATGTCTCATCGCTTTACGACGTATAAACGGCTCTGCTACCTCATTTATTTTTATGGCAGTTTGTAATCTTGTAGGAATACCAGCATCTTCCAGAGCACTTTGTAACGCAAGTCCATTAATCACCGTAGCAAGCATTCCCATGTGATCACCTTGTACGCGATCCATTCCATTACTAGCTCCAGCAACTCCTCTAAAAATGTTTCCTCCACCTATAACGATGGCCACCTCAACACCTAGATCGGTAACTTCTTTAATTTCTTGAGCATATTCAGCCAGACGTTTTGGGTCTATACCATACTGTCGCTCGCCCATTAAAGCCTCTCCAGATAATTTTAATAAAATGCGTTTGTACTTCATAAGAATAAGATGTCTTGTGCAAATATAAATGAATTAGAAATCCTATTAAATATTTATTTTAAGTCCGCTTTCGCGAAAGCGAGATAGATAAAAGCAATAATCAATTTCCAACTTTGTAGCCCGTCTTCCGTCTTGCTAAAGGGAAGAAAACGCTGCGAGGCTCTTTTCAAATTCGAATTCGAGTTCAAGTTCAAAGAGTCATCCCAGAAAATTTGGCTCATGCTTCTTCATTTTGCCTTAAAAGCGAGTTCCAAATTTATCAGGGATCGGCTGGAAGTTTTCTCAGTCTTTGCTCATATAGACTTAGATTTAAATTTAGGTTTAACTTTTCAAAAGGTATCTTTGCAACCTTAATTACTCCTATTATGTTTCAGCTAGGTAAAACTATAGTTTCTGATGATCTTCTTGAAAAAGATTTTGTGTGTAACCTTACAGCCTGTAAAGGTGTTTGTTGCGTTGCTGGAGAAGCTGGAGCACCGCTAGAAAGAGCAGAGCTAGACATTCTAGATAATGAATATGAAAACATAAAACCCTTTTTACGTCCTGAAGGAATAGCCGCAATAGAAGAACAAGGCACCTGGATAGAAAGAGAAAATGGGGAGTTAGAAACTCCTTTAGTTGACGGTGCAGAGTGTGCATACGCAACTTTCAAAGAAGACGGCACTGCGTTGTGCGGAATAGAAAACGCTTACAGAGACGGCAAAACCACCTTCTACAAACCTATTTCTTGTCATCTTTATCCAGTACGCATTCAAGAATATACCGACTTTAAAGCTGTTAATTACCACAAATGGCAAATTTGTGATGATGCATGTGCTTTAGGTGAAGAATTAGGTGTTCCCGTTTATAAATTTCTAAAAGAACCGCTGACTAGAAAATTTGGTCAGAAATGGTATTCTGAATTAGAAGAAATCGCAAAAGATTTTTAGAGTACTTTTTGAAAATATGCGTTCAAAAAAGCCAATTTAATTTTTTTCTATCTTTCAAAAAGTGGATAACTTCTCAGAAAAAAATAAATTCCAACTGTAAGAATTTACTTCAAAATAGAGCTGAGTAGTGATAAAAACTACCGTTCCAAAACTCTTGTTCTACAAATGAACCGAAAAACACGATAAAGGTTTAACATACTGTATTTCTATATGTTACGAACTCATATTTAATATTTGTTAACTTTTACGCATGTTGAAAACTTGTGAAAAATGTAAATGTTAAACTCATGGAATCGCTCTAAAGTTGAGCCATATTTGTTAGTCCCGAGTTTAAAGAAATAACAGAGAAAATTTACAGAAGTATGGAAACGACCCAAGAACCTATTTTACAAGAGAACCCAAACAGATTTGTTATTTTCCCTATTCAACATGATGATTTATGGGAATGGTACAAAAAACAACAAGCATGCATCTGGACCGCCGAGGAAATCGATCTACAAGTAGATCTTACCGACTGGCAAAACTCTCTTAATTCTGACGAGCGTTATTTCATTAAACACATTCTAGCATTTTTTGCGGCAAGTGATGGAATCGTAAATGAGAATCTAGCAGAGAACTTTGTAAATGAAGTACAATATTCTGAAGCTAAATTTTTCTATGGTTTCCAGATCATGATGGAAAACATACATTCAGAAACTTATTCTTTACTTATCGATACTTATGTAAAAGATGATAAAGAAAAAGATCAGTTATTTAAAGCTATTGAAAACTTCCCTGCGATCAAATTAAAAGCAGACTGGGCAATGAAATGGATAGAAAGTCCATCTTTTGCAGAGCGCCTTATTGCTTTTGCAGCAGTAGAAGGAATTTTCTTTTCTGGGGCATTTTGTTCTATTTACTGGTTAAAGAAACGCGGTCTTATGCCAGGACTTACTTTTTCTAATGAGTTGATTTCTCGTGATGAAGGAATGCACTGCGATTTTGCTGTTCATTTACACAATCATCATTTAGTTAATAAAGTACCTAAAGAACGTATTACAGAAATAATTGTAGACGCGTTAAATATAGAACGTGAGTTTATTACAGAATCATTACCTGCTAGTTTGATAGGTATGAATGCTAAGTTAATGACTCAGTATTTAGAATTTGTAACAGATCGACTACTCGTAGAACTAGAATGCGATCCTGTTTACAACGTTACTAATCCATTTGATTTTATGGATTTGATCGGTATGGAAGGTAAAACGAACTTCTTTGAAAAAAGAGTTGGTGAATACCAAAAAGCCGGAGTAATGAATAGTACCAAAGAAGATAAGAGCACCATGGACTCTTTCTCTCTTGATGCCGATTTCTAAACCACTCTATTTCAAAATAGAACAATCTATAACTTAGATTGACCCATAAATAATATAGAAGGTATTTACCGATGCTTTCGCAACTGTTAACCCTAATTAATGAGAAAGGGATAAGAATCCTTTTCTCA is drawn from Nonlabens dokdonensis DSW-6 and contains these coding sequences:
- the asnS gene encoding asparagine--tRNA ligase, whose product is MKTIAAILQSDPSMIEMTVKGWVRSFRNDRFIAINDGSTIHNLQAVIEPENFDRELLDQITVASAVAVTGLLVESEGSGQRVELQATKVEVLAGADPEEVKKTILSPKRHKLETLREQAHLRVRTNTFGAVMRVRAALSYAVHKYFNENGFYQAHTPIITGSDAEGAGEMFRISTLDPKNPPLDENGNINYKEDFFEKESNLTVSGQLEAETYAMGLGQVYTFGPTFRAENSNTSRHLAEFWMIEPEVAFNDLDANMDLAEDFIKYVVQYALDNCADDIEFLEKRLEQEDKSKPQAERSPMPLRDKLNFIGKNHFKRVSYTEAIDILRNSKPNKKKKFKYPINEWGADLQSEHERYLVEKHFECPVILFDYPAKIKAFYMRLNDKDANGNETVRAMDILFPGIGEIAGGSQREERYDVLKQKMDTMGIPEEELWWYLEMRKFGSAVHSGFGLGFERLVMFVTGMGNVRDVIPYPRTPGNAAF
- a CDS encoding efflux RND transporter permease subunit, translating into MQKLFSFRFWNSIARLILRNREIILGLIVIITIAFATQWKHMQFTHTEANLLPDDHPINEEYNQFLDKFGEEGNLIILGVENKNLETFQNFNAWNELADSLATFKEIEMVLSTSNLPNLSKTEDNKKFIVGPVLTEQLRSNEDLKDFKQKLFNDLPFYKNLIYSENDSVIRTAIYLKKDIVNTVERKEFILDDFVPLVNAYSDKYNLDIRTSGMPYIRTLNAQNIVDEIGMFLLAALLVTSGIFFFFFRSWRATFISIVTVVIGVMWAFGILGWIGYEITVLTALIPPLIIVIGIPNCIFLINKYQQEIKNHGNQAKSLQRVITKVGNATLMTNLTTASGFATFIFTESKLLVEFGVVASICILAIFLLSLMIIPIIYSYLPIPKERHLEHLGKTWINSFTDWNERMVKRQRIPIYITSVVVLILSFIGIYQIKVSGSLIEDMPKGMQFYKDIKFFEESFDGIMPLEIVVYSRNEKVTGLKTLKKLNKLEEHIIETPELSRPMSIVSAVKFSKQAFYGGDPEYFELPSTYDAVTMSELVKKSSNDISLMKSFVDSTGRNARITTFMKDMGTDRMERVEENLREKIKTIFPDDRYEVSLTGKALVFQKGTDYLINNLILSLSLAIVLIALFMAWMFKSLRMIFVSLVPNLLPLLITAGLMGYLGVPIKPSTILVFSIAFGISVDDTIHFLAKYRQELTANNWRIKKSVYAALRETGVSMFYTSIVLFFGFSTFTISSFGGTVALGALVSATLLFAMAANLLLLPSMLLSLERSIANERTLKKPAIPLVEPVSDEEE
- a CDS encoding DUF5686 family protein, which produces MKFTVYFLSFLFCAITIAQNKNTQEAQQLMEKVLDAIPQNDPTTVLDSYKYDAYENLKVSGDPEALTGPGYKKTELRKTLKKTGVFFTEKTSVHIYNQKEGYKEIITGANMPGFDEPVYPIYNINFQSENVYDSRYIIFDQEYISPLYKKAISYYDFNVEKDSIISGRKVTKINFSPKDENNNVLFLGSLFIDQENYAVARAIFEKSGDLNIKAYHDFTYESKSSLWYNSSRKLYVRQEKTRKELELFGGRLEVGIEKKVNDDDKAAEELYLIIEAINANFKTNKEIDYGRKGLKIEIQDSALTQKEIYWDKYRGDDAFSTTELARFMDLDSIVAASKITRNLETLDKFKVGYFPVGFVDIDLKYLVKFNDYEAFRVGIGGQTNEKLSDNFRINGYLAYGTKDAVFKHKIGIGYRLNKEKNTWLNIYKQDDITEFAAESFLTDARVYSLFEPRLINIPTFYLYKQYGMSLQQRLFPSVISEVSLSRKRISQTTSYQFIPDNDVVFSDYVLAEVSLGARWSPLSDFMRTPKGYQEISRGYPILSGQITQGIRGIAESNFNYLKVSGKAEYAIKRPDNSFTEFLVEGHYSTGEVPLTHLFHAYPNAPNKDEVLQRFSVAGRRSFETMYFNEFFSDKIMIGQVRHRFAPFDVFSFLKPELVLVSKVAWGDIDNVERHQNVTVNSLEKGYLESGLELNKLIFGFGLSASYRYGAYHLPDFEDNLALKFTFYLEL
- the frr gene encoding ribosome recycling factor — encoded protein: MTEEINFILDSTKENMDNAITHLEKQLLSIRAGKAMPAMLSTVMVDYYGSQTPLSQVANVSTPDARTLSISPWEKGMITEIEKGIMYANLGLNPMNNGESIIINVPALTEERRKDLVKQAKAEGEEAKIGVRNDRKVAMNDLKKLDISEDLLKNAEGDVQDLTNKYVAKIDEHLTVKEKEIMTV
- the pyrH gene encoding UMP kinase, encoding MKYKRILLKLSGEALMGERQYGIDPKRLAEYAQEIKEVTDLGVEVAIVIGGGNIFRGVAGASNGMDRVQGDHMGMLATVINGLALQSALEDAGIPTRLQTAIKINEVAEPFIRRKAMRHLEKGRVVIFGGGTGNPYFTTDSAAVLRAIEIEADVILKGTRVDGIYTADPEKDASATKFDFITFEDVLRKGLKVMDTTAFTLSQENELPIIVFDMNTNGNLIKLLKGENIGTKVQL
- a CDS encoding DUF3109 family protein, translated to MFQLGKTIVSDDLLEKDFVCNLTACKGVCCVAGEAGAPLERAELDILDNEYENIKPFLRPEGIAAIEEQGTWIERENGELETPLVDGAECAYATFKEDGTALCGIENAYRDGKTTFYKPISCHLYPVRIQEYTDFKAVNYHKWQICDDACALGEELGVPVYKFLKEPLTRKFGQKWYSELEEIAKDF
- a CDS encoding ribonucleotide-diphosphate reductase subunit beta; the encoded protein is METTQEPILQENPNRFVIFPIQHDDLWEWYKKQQACIWTAEEIDLQVDLTDWQNSLNSDERYFIKHILAFFAASDGIVNENLAENFVNEVQYSEAKFFYGFQIMMENIHSETYSLLIDTYVKDDKEKDQLFKAIENFPAIKLKADWAMKWIESPSFAERLIAFAAVEGIFFSGAFCSIYWLKKRGLMPGLTFSNELISRDEGMHCDFAVHLHNHHLVNKVPKERITEIIVDALNIEREFITESLPASLIGMNAKLMTQYLEFVTDRLLVELECDPVYNVTNPFDFMDLIGMEGKTNFFEKRVGEYQKAGVMNSTKEDKSTMDSFSLDADF